Part of the Pseudodesulfovibrio mercurii genome is shown below.
TGGCTGTCCGAGGGCGTGGAGCCCGTGTACATCAATGCGGACAAGGCCAAGGTCCCGGCCGACACCCTGCTGCGCGAGACCCCGGCCCCCTACGGCCGGATGAACTCCCGCGGCCGCCTGGTGCCGGTCTCCACCATGGCCGGCGCGGACAAGGACGCCGCCGATTGGGAGCCCAAGTCCATCGAGGAGCTGTCCGTGCCCGAGTCCTTCTGCCGCCCCAGGCTGCTGGTGGTCAAGGTGGACTCCGCGAGCATGGACCCGGTCATCACGCGCGGCGCCTTCGTGGGCATCGACCGCGACCAGAGCGAGCATCCCGACGGCGACCTGTGCGCGGTCCACTTCCCGCACCAGGGCCTGACCATTCGCCGGGTCTTCCACCAGGGGGACACCTTCCTGCTCAAGGCGGACAACGACCAGTATTCCGACCTGACCATCCCGGCCGAAGAGATGAACGCCCGCACCGTGGGCCGGGTCATCTGGGTCCTGCAGAACCTCGCCCCCATGTAGGCCGAGGCGCGGATTCCGGCCTCGTCAGACGAAAAAACGGGCCGTCCGGACAACGGGCGGCCCTTTTTTTGCGCCCGAAACGCGCGGGGAACGCACCCGGA
Proteins encoded:
- a CDS encoding LexA family transcriptional regulator codes for the protein MPKKKRRCDEAQLKWFEEALERIKKATGARTQVQLAEVLDVRQSSISDAKRRCSIPADWFLKLYRSHGLDPDWLSEGVEPVYINADKAKVPADTLLRETPAPYGRMNSRGRLVPVSTMAGADKDAADWEPKSIEELSVPESFCRPRLLVVKVDSASMDPVITRGAFVGIDRDQSEHPDGDLCAVHFPHQGLTIRRVFHQGDTFLLKADNDQYSDLTIPAEEMNARTVGRVIWVLQNLAPM